The Myxocyprinus asiaticus isolate MX2 ecotype Aquarium Trade chromosome 19, UBuf_Myxa_2, whole genome shotgun sequence nucleotide sequence tctgtttctcacccacacctatcatatcgctcctgaagatatgaatttaaccactggaatcttacagattcattttatgtggcctttaagtaatttttggagcttcaaaggtagggttgggaactgagaaaCGGTTCTGGGTTcaatgtttaattaaagatacacGAGTTTTATAATACAaggaattttatatttaaataaaataaattaattaaatatgccttcacatttcttgtttgtttagatcCAGTCCAGATATAGCctagttaggatcaattattggattggatatatgtctctaaaaagtcagcaaacacaccttttacaagaattttattaaatgtatttctaaatttgttatatctgctctgtagaaatcttaaaggatctcatcatttggcaacagacagCAGaggacagtaaatccaataagaattgcatttctcattttcaaatcATTCTTCCTAAAAAGAACTACTAGAATCGTTAATTGGAACCATTAAGGAGCTGGAATTGTTGAGAGGAatcagaatcgttaaattcctaacgattcccatccctattcaaaggtctggtcaccattcacttgcattgtaaggaccaacagagctgaaatattcttctaaaaatctttgtttgtgttcagcagaagaaagaaagtcatacacatctgggatggcatgagggtgagtagatgataagagaattttcctttttgggtgaactatccctttaaataggtTTGTTTAACTTGCTCACAactaaaacacaattaaataaatgcTACTGAAGGATGTATGTCCAATGTCCGTGGCATGAATGGCTCATTTTCCACAGTTCTTTCAAAGGATGAAACACCTCATAtacatattacattaaaaaacaaaacctcACGAGTAAGCTGTTACTCATGAGTTATCATTATTCTATTTCAGAGCCCATAATGTAACAACCATTATAGAACTTTCCAAAGCTGGTCAACACAGTTTCTacccttgagagagagagagagagagagagagagagagagagtgagagagagaaagaaactgtATGACAAATGAGTCTTGGCTCTTATTTCTTGCACTGCACTGTCATCGCCATTAATGTCAAATAATCATGTGGCACACAAATAATCTGGTGTCACACACCAATTGCTTCATTCTCTGTGTCCTTGGTAACCATCTCCTCTTGCAACGGAGAGGAGCCCTCCATTAATTCCAGTTCATGTTCTGTCAAAGAGGAGACATCAGGTCCTGCACTGTACCTTGTCCAAGAAGCCTGGTCAGTTGTGGGCTGTTGAAATAGATTGAAATTTGGAGATGCTGAATCCCACAAGTATGACTCTTGGGTACGAATGAACTCCAATGGCTGATTCTCTGCGGCACCAGTCCCTGAACTGTAATGCAAGTCTTGTTTGGCAGAAGATGTGGAAATGGTTCCAATATCCACAAGTGAAACATGCATGTCTTTTGTGCCCTCTGTGACTCCTTGTGACATAGAAGGTTCACTTGATGCACCTGCGAGGAGAATACTAGAATGGCTTACTTTTGCTGTAATGAATTGTCCTGTTTTTTCGTGAATATGGCTTTGCACTGATTCTAAAGGTCCAGTGTGAGCAGTATTCTTTGCTTTGGTTGTAAAGGTACTGGAAAAGCCCACATGACCTCTGCTACTGGGAGTCTGTGTTGATCTCAGGTTGACCCTTGATGCATTGTTTGTCTTGCTCATGGATGAGACATCACTAGAAGTGATACTATTTGGGTTTATGGGGATAGTTGTGGCCGTCACCAAAACATCTGAGCGTCCAGACGAAGAAGCAGACGTCGGCTTCCATATCAAACTGTAATAAATGGCCAGTATTATAGCAGCCAAAGACACGGACAAGACATATGCAAAGACAGTAGCCAGTCTCACCCACTTTTTATTGGTTTTAGcagccatttttgcttttttgtctcCCGTGTATGTGGCAGGTTTGCCCCGTTCCATGTTTGGCATAAAGTCCCGCTCCCTCATGTTCCCGTGGTTTCTCCCTCTTTGCGCCTTGATGCCGTCCGTTTTAAACGTTTGCTATTAACCGCTAAATCAAGAGAACTGTTTCTTGGTTCATATATAGAATATACAGCATTTGTCGATTATCTGTGTTTTTCATCCATTCATCACTCCTATAATTTTGCAAATGTACCATACCATTCCGACAGCGTTTGGAAATTATTCCATTCAGAGACGCTTCCAGAGCACTACCGGACCAATGGACATAGCAGTCTCACCTTGCCTGAAGCACAACTAGTGCTCCGAATCCGGGCTGCTATATGATTCTTCTACTGAATGAGATGAGAACGGACATGCAGACACCCTCTCTGTTGTGCAATAGAAGGACCTTGTGGTATAGTGCGAAAATGAGGCGAGGCGAGGCGAGGCGGGTCTCAGAGCCCGAACTAAACAAGTGGCAGCAGCCCTCAGCAAAAACGTCATCATTCTGTCTGAACAGCCATgttcacaatttattttaaatctttaGCATCgccttttagttttttttttttttagtatttttttttagttttttagttttttttttttttccataatatAGTCATGCCATGTAACGCATATATCAATGTACAAATATTTCAggtagtctctcaattaacagGCATGACGTCATACAAACTGTATGAATGCTAATAATCCACTAACTGGAAAACGCTGTTTAAATGGGTTTAGCAGtgcctggatttgattttcaggggcatttttacgtttatgaggacatatttttttctaaccattttacaaaCTATGTCATACATTTATGTCAATTGAATCATTTCATTAAAgaaaaaccagcccatctggcaccaacaatcatccatgagattatctaatcagacaatcgtgtggcagcattgcagtgcataaaatcatgcagatatgggtcaggagcttcagttaatgttcacatcaaccatcagaatggggaaaaatgtgatctcagtgattctgACTGTggcaagattgttggtgccagatgggctggtttgagtatttctgtaactgctgatctcctgggaatttcacacacaacagtctctagaatttactcagaatggtgccaaaaacataattttggaaTTATGGGCACCATTCATGTGCATTGTATGACAttcaaagctgagatattcttatgaaaatcatctgggatggcatgagggtgagtaaattataagcaaattataattttggggtgaactatccctttaatacaaattctcaagaaTTTGAATTAAACCTATTTGGAATCCTTTTACCCTAAGATTTAAATGAACACGAACTCATATTTTGTTCCATATTATGaataactaggactataatataattttaagaaCTACTGTATAAGATGTTATAAATAGAAAACTGAAGAATTCATTGCACTGTAATTTTTttgccccatattttgaatttcgagggaatttttgtcatttttggtagCATTTTTGCCCAGACCCTCTCTTAATTTCTGGCCCTGGTTGTAGATATGGTAGAGCACGTCAAACTGCAGTATACTGATGTCACTGCTTcacatttcatgtcaactaccaatTAACTCTCACCACCTCTTACGATGATTAGGTAGGCCTATAAGTAGTAACTTCATAACTCACAGTTAGCTATACATAAATAGAAAGTCATAAATCAACTAAACATTGTCAGGTGGCATACGACAAAATGTAATAGGGCTATTGATTATATCTTATCTTTGgcatataacaacaacaacaacaacaacaataataataataataataaatagaaaaaatattttttttccattgcagATTCCAGTCAATAAGTACGTGGGTGCCACCACCTGGGCAAACACCAATACTGCAATATGCTTGAAACAACCAAACTACAATCTACCCTCCACACTGAGAACATAGCAAACGAGTCGTGTATACAGTACATCTAATAAGTATCAATATGtgcatatttttaatataatccATTTCACAGATCGTTTGTATACTGACCGTTTGCCGTTTCGTGTTATTGATGACACTAGATGGCGTCTGGAGATTCTTTTATAAGTGTTCAACCGGTGATGATTGGTTACTGTTTGCATCTGTTCGATTCAAGCTCTAACTTTGGCTGTTCCCTTCTTTTCAGTGGCACCAATGGGACTAATCAAACTGTAAATATTCTAGATGACTGTTGGCAATACAggacaataaaattattttatggagTAGTGGTATTCAAAGTATTTTAAGATGTGGACATATATTGTTAGCAAACCTCCATAATGTGGACTCAGCTGAGGGTGCTGAATATGCAACAAAAGCCTTCTTTAATGGTATAAAAATAAAGAACTCTTTCCTGCTTGCATGGGATATTAATACAGATTGGCATCCTggtccatcattttttttttttttttttttaaatagacacaGTTTATTTGCAAAACAATACTTGAGTCCTTTATCTGACCTCTGCCAAACAGTTATTTAAATGCCCTTTGTTAATTCTACCACCATAAACAAACAGACTAAAAAAAGGGTGCACAAATACTGTAATACTTTGATATCAATCTTAATAGCAAGTGATTACTTTTTTTCAATCAAGGAATGAAAAGGGTTTGATAAAGATTAGATTTTAGTTagtttttcatatttatatttaagcAGGACTTAAGACCTTGAGCAAGTGAACCATAAAGCTGATATAATGTGTAGTGCCTGTGAAAAGTGTCAACTTCTCATTTATAGTATGTGTTCAAGAGTATGTGTTCAAACTAATGTCACCAAAAATAGCTTCCAATAACATTTCACACCCCACAATCCAGCCTGGCTAAAAAGTTCCTACTTGCATCTCAGTAGTCAACTGTAAAGAATGTATTACACTATATTTAACAAATACCACAAATCACAAGATTGAGCCTTCCATTTATGATGTTATACATTTTCTTCATAACAGAAAGAAAAATTTCCTTATACTCTTATAGACCATTGTTAGAGGGCTAGACTGTCAGCTGTACTTTTTGACGGAGTATAGGATCCGTTTAGccgtattgtttttttatttatttatttttatttatgattaaataaaaaaaaaatttttttactttattattattattattaatgaggcAAGAAGACTATGCTAAATATGTTATTTAATACATTGTggacatttgtaattaaaaagaataaaataaaacatgatataTCGATATATCGCTTAATTCTTGTGAAAGTGTGgttctttgaaaaataaaaacaactgtgatatatatatatatatatatatatatatatatatatatatatatatatatatatatatatatgatgtgtcCTGTTGTCACAATCAAAAGATTGTCATATCACATTGGCacctagtgaacacacacaccaGAGATACAGTACCCTCAAAACAAGACAGATATATCCAATACTAGCTTCAAAAACACTTCAATGAGAAATCATTACCATCTATGATTATTTAAGGTTTGTAACAACAAATCACTAATAATAATGCATTTGGGAGAAGATGTCTCAGCTCTGTTCTTGCAGGATAAACCTTTTTCCCTGTTATTACTGTTTGCATTGAGCATTCTGTATATCTCTTTTGAGCTCTTCAAACGGGTTTATAACCCAATACTCTGTGGGTAATACTCTCCGGCCTACTTGTGAGCAGCATTGAATTAAACATTCACTCTAAATCCCTtaccaaatctcgcagttacaatttAGTCCACTGGGAGGTGCTTTGGATGTGTGTCGTTGAGGTGTTGTTTGAGAGAAAAATATATGATGCTGTCTTTGGCCAAGTGTGAAAGGTATTGAATATTGAATTCTTCTCTATTGGTATTCGGTTATTGTTAGAatcatacattaaaaaaacagacaagcatctgcttttatggtggaaagaaacaTTGGACACCACGAGATACTCAAAACCTTATCAGACCTAgccatgtgtgtatgtgcgttaaATCTCTAAACACAGACTCTTGtctttctgaataataacatgtgaaacaataaaaatgtgatagcctttatagactcagagtttatatacgtgcattaccctaatgccatcagtaTTAGATTCCATGGAAGCTCTGgatgagtgcaaatgtttttactgttattttgaaCCCCCCGCCCCCGCCCATTTTTATTATTGcatattgttaatttatttttcccCCCAAAAGAAAATTATAGTTTGTTAAAATATCTTATTTCAAATATAAGAATAAAacattgtgaataaaacaaaatataaatttcacatcatatgtattattttttactttttaaattacgAGTCATCGATTGCTCAGAGTAATTGATAGAGTACTCAGCTATAAAATTtctacaaaatgcccatccctagttagtGGAATATTTCTgattacaaataaattaaaggatttgttcacccaaaaatgacaattctgtcatgatttactgacctttaagccatcccagatgtgtatgtcttttcttcttcagcagaaccgaaatgaagatttttataagcacatttcagcactgtatgtccatacaatgaaagctaaTGGGTGTTATgatgctgctggctgtttgatggtccaaaaggcatatttaggcagcataaaagtaatccacacgactccagttgatcaatgaatgtcttctgaagaaaaccGATAAGTTTGTGTAAGAAGCAAATcgttaattaaaacattattaactttaaattgttgcttctGCCCACCGCTGTTTtcctgtttgaaatgacctaactcttgtGTGACGTTCTTTCCACTTTTGTATACAAAGCACGCGCTTCCGACTTGTCGTGTGAATGTGGCATTGCATTTACATCACGCGACAGCTCCGTGATACATCGACTGGTAGCAGGaagtgttttttaaaagttaataaagttttaattatcgatttatttttaacacaaacctatcgatttgcttcagaagacattcactgatcgactggagtcgtgtggattacttttattctgcctaaatatgccttttggaccatcaaacagccagcagcgtcATGGCACACATTCGCTATAATTGTATGGAcataaagagctgaaatgtgcttattaaaatcttcacttcagttctgctgaagaaggaaagacatacacatgtgggatagcttaaatgtgaataaatcatgagaaatttttgggtgaactaatcctttaagatctATTGAAAGCAttattccagaaaatgatttctatcatcCCTCAGTGAGTAAAACACACTCGTACACAGTAATATAATTAAAGATTCTCTGTAATAAAACAATGcacatacaatgacagtgaatgtaTTTACCATTTCATAGCCATAACATGGGTGAAAATGTgtctctttttaaatgttgaaaaatgCATTCTATATTGGTCAAAGgttttgtcttaatgtatataatttagttaaatatttaatgtccaGACAATCCCTTAATTATTACTTCGTTTCTTTCGGCAGATTACAAAAGAACATAAAGGACAGATATTCCATGTCTATGCTCAACGTTATCATCACAGAGATCAACTGAATTATTGATGTTCAGTTCTCAGTTGTGTGATTGTTCTGAGCTTTCCTCAGAGAAAGATTATTTTGTTCAATTTGGACACATCTTAGAAATGGTCAAACTATAAGTTGCATGTTTCATGGCAGAATAATGGGACTTTCACTCTCAGAATAATAGAGAACACCAGCCCCACGTGTTGCAACACTTTAAAGAAGGTGTTGTGACAATACAGAGTAGACCAGATACATCTTTGGACAGTTCTGAAAAAAATGTCCATCATGCTCTACTGATGAAACTGATTCAGATGCTCAGTCAGATAAGGACAGTGATGTAGTTCCTGTAGAGAGCTTGACAAAAGTAACTAAGCAAAAAGTAGGGTGTCTGCTATTGAAGTGGCAAACATACTGCATGTATCTGCCTCGTCAGTAGATGAACTGGTAGAAGAACTAAATTTTTGTTCAATTCTGATTCTGTACCTGTTGTTCAatgtattcaaaatgtttttaaaaatcaaagtCTGCAAGTTGATCAGGCTGTAATAAAAGAGCTTGCTGATGCTGTGTGAATCCAACCCTGTAGGAGTGCATCTTGGAAAGGATGGCATACTAGGAACAGCTTTTaggagaaaaaaattatacaaagaaAATTTTAGCCAGTTTGAGTATATTTTGAATGCAAATGAGAAGAGAACTTTTCAAAATGTTCCACTGTTGCAGTATTTACAGCAGTTGTTGAGCAAGGAATATAGTTTTGATCAGGTAATTGAGAGTAAAATTCCTCAGGAGAACACCTCAGTAGCAGTGGCACACCTAATTGTCATTTCTTTAAGTCTTTTCAAGATGGTCTGTTGTAAACTGAGAGTGATTTTTGGTCTAAAAAGGAGTGGAAATCTCTAATTCTGTATATTATCTCTAATACTTTGACATTTGTAACCCCCCTTGGAACCTCCCACAGAAATCACAAACTCTGTGGTGTTTTCTGGGTACTTAGCAATCTCCCCCTGGCTCTAACTCGGCACTGTCTTCTATTTACTTGGCTATACTTTTCAAGACAGATGACCTCAAGAAATTTTGCTTTGAAAAACTTCTTGAACCCCTTTTGCGAGATCTGATTATTTTAGAGGAGCAGTACTGTATATCTCATATTGGTGAGTTTATCAAGGGCACGGTGCAATGTGTTGTGGCTGAAAACCTAGCTGCACTCGGTTTAGCAGGGTTTTTTGAGAGTTTTTCAGGAGACTTAATGTGAAGGTTCTGTACAGTGCAGaaatgtgaaatccaaacacTTAGTGTTTCAACGGGTGGTTTGGGCTTTGCAAAAAGTATATTTATGACAAGCATGTGATGTATGAGGTGGAAAGCTCAACTAATTGTTGATGTGTGAAGGAAGCATGTGTTCTAACCAAGCACCTTTTGCATTTCCAAGTCATAAAATGCTATCCTCCTGATATAGTATACGATCTATTTGAAGGTACTGTGCAGTGGAGCTAGCCAATTGTCTCTCTGCATTGATCtcaaagaaatatttttcacTTTTATCTTCTCAAAAATTTGATTCTGAACTTTCCTTACAAGTGGGCGACAAAACTAACAAGCCTCATGTCATATCATGCACATTCTCAACCAAGAAATCCATAGATGgcaatgccaatgaaaattggtgtttGTTGaggttgttgccatttttgattgGCTCACTGTTACCAGAAGATGAGCCTGCTTGGTTGTTGATCTTGGACTGAAAGAACATTGTAGGTCTTGTGGTTGCTCCAGTGCATTCTCACGAGTCAGTAGAATTCTTAAGTTTAAGATTTGTTAACACAGACATCGTTACCAAGAGCTTTTTCCAAGTGCTTCCCTGCTCCCAGAAAATCACTACTTGATGCACTTTCCCCATATGATACAATGCTTTTGGCcacttgtgtgcatgtgtgaatgaTGAGATTTGAAGTGTAGCAtagctttttttaacagcttgcTAGTCACACCAACTGCTTCAAAAATATAGCTCTCACACTATCAGTAAAGCACCAGCTAATGATTGCTTTTCACTTGCATTCATCCAGCCTGAAGAGAGCATTATTTGAAGTAACTAATGTCTCATTGATTGATTCCAGTTGACATATTGAACAAAGAAATTGCTTGTACCGTCAAACGGAGCTATCCATATGTAACGGAGGTTAGTCTAACCAAGACTGTTACCTCGAATGGAATAAGTTACAAAAAGGAAATTATTCTTGTTCATGGCTCACTTGGTTGTCTGCCTGAATTtgtaaaaataatgcaaatttgTATTTTTCAAGACAAGTTGAGTTTCATTTGTAAGAAGTTGTGTTCCTGTTACAGAGAGCTTTTCAGATCCTTTGAAGTAAATGCATCACATCTGAGAGAACTGGTCTTCACTGAGCATGGTGAGCTGTTAGATTACTATCCGTTGGCACGCTAATTGGTTGCAGGTGTACAAATGGTGACTTTGAAGAGATACATTAAGATAGCAACGTAATGTACAAATGAAGTTACTAATCCAGTACGTTTAAATCAATctttatcaatgttttttttcactgcctgtgcaaatatgcaaatCTTCACTCTAACAATGCTATCATTGTCTTTCTATTAGTTGCCAGAGATTAATGAAGGAAGTGGCCTCCAAAGTGCGTTAGGGTTGAAGATAACTTTGAGAGTAAAGAGTTGTGTACTTCATGAGAAAAATCCACAATGTCCCAAATAATATGAAATTTTAATCtattttaaaattctaattctGTTTTATTAGATTGTATTCTTTCTTTAGGCTATGGCTGGACCAGTGAAACTTAATAATTCTAGCTGATGAAGATGCCAGGAAGTTGATCCTCCATGAAGGAGTGCCCAGTGCTGTTGAGGACCTCTCAAAAAAATCATTGAAACATTGCAACTTGATGGGGATATGCGCTTGCAGTATCAAGATTTTGATTTTGGCAGCGAGTTTAGAAATTTGACATCAGTAAGTGAAATTCAAGACAAAGGGACACTAAAGGTAATTttcaaaacaagaaataaataCCAGGAAAGTTTGAGTTTTTGTCAGGCTGCAGCATCAACTCCTAGTCGCTTAACACCCCGTCGGTCAGATGATACTTCATCACACTCCTCAGATGTCACTGTAATGTTATAATCTCCTgatgcatcatcatcatccttATCAAGATCTACCCAAAAGCCACATGTATTCCCAATTCCCAAGATGGCTTGTACAAGACATACGAGATATAAGATGGCTAACCTTCATACCAAGCTAAGAAGTCTTTGTTGCTCTGAAGTTAGAGTGAACTCGTTGAAAAACAAACAGCAAGATCAAAGATTCTGGTTCAAATAATAAAAAGTCTAAGAGCGTAAGTAAATTATTGTCCTCAGGATCCCAAGGAAGaaacatctgacattttggaGAGGGAACGAGTTGAGCTTTTGACGGAGaccaagaagagaaaaaaaatgtagagaACCTTTTCAAACAGAAGACAGGAGGTGGTTCAGGAGAAACCAGTGGTAGCAGAGTTTAAAACCTGATGACCAGCTCTCTTTAATGTAATTGAagtatgtttttttcccccctcagcatagacatgCTTGTCTACTTTGAAATCTACTTTTGTTTCCCCTTATTTCTTGTTAACAGATCAATGCTGAGTTCCCTAGAGGTCAAGTTTCTTGGAATGCTTGACCAATTCTCTGACAAGTTGATGATATTTTTTGCAATAAAGGTGGAGTCCCTGTTAAAACCATCAGAAACATTATGCAACCCATTTCCCAGGTTAGTACATAATAAGGATTTCTTATTTATGAACATGGCTATATAAATTTTCTCTGTGCTTTGATGTCAGATGtgtagattaatttttttttaagccagATATGTCTGTCCACTTGAAGTCAACATGCATTTAATCAATTTAGCTTTTCTGTGGTTTATGTTTTAAACAGAATAACAGCATCGACACACAAAGAGAGTGCATCCTCAAAGTATTGTGTGCATATTGAATAAGGACCATGAAAAGCTCATTAAGGAACACAAGGTAATCAACTGCAGATCTCTCTCAAATCATGTAATTcacttatatattttattttctgtgtacATAGTAGATTATTTTGACAAAACATTAagcatttttcatttgttttttatggaCACAGGACTGCGATGGCCAGAGTGCCCAAAAACACATGGAGCAGTCAGTAATGGCGATATATGTTGTTCGACATAAAGAGGAGGAACCAGTGGATGAGTCTGTGATCATTAGTGTTGTGATCGAAGGGGTTGAAGTTCTCAGCTTTATGAGGAGTACAGCTGTTGCAGTGTTGCTTGGACTAATTTATGCCTTGGACATTAGTTATCCAAAAGAAGTCAAATCTACATTTGAGGTAATCCAGAAAGTGTTCGTCAACCTAGATGGACACAGACTTCTCCCAAAGTGGCAGGCCCTAAAGAACAAGATGTGAGAGTAAGTCTCTACATATTTATGGTCTACTTAGGACTGGTTCAGAAACTGTTCACTAATTGTTTATGGCCTACTAAAGACAGGTTCAGAAACTGTTTAAATTTATCTTGAATTGAAAACTGGTGTAAGAAAGTGGCAATGGTCACCTGCCAACTGCTGTGGTGCATTCTTTTATGCATACATTTAAGTCATGGACCTTAGCTGTCAAAGATAACTCAAATCTTTAATAGGAGTCATACTGAAAGTGTTCTTGGACTATCACCAAAGGTGCCTAAGGAACAAAATGTTCATGGCATACAGAGACTGGCATAGAAATTGTTCAAGTTAACTTTGGCTAAATACTGGCAAATACTGCCAATTGCTGTGGTGCACTCTGTTCTGCATTATCATGTTTCTGTtaaaacactatgtaacacacaAATTGCTTTTCTGTTACTGATGTGTGTCATGTGTCCCTCATGTGTTATGTGACATTCATTTTGGTAGTGAGGTTGGTTAATGTTACTGTCTGTTTTCAGTTTATGGCACATGACTGTTTTATCCTCTGTTTAGGATGTTTTAAACTAATGGGTTGTTTTAATGGTAAGACCGACTCACAATCACAATGCAACATAATcacaaagtgattttttttccctttcttttcatATTGTTTTTAATTGGTTATTGTTCAAAATTTAATTGACACTGGTTGACAGGCATGTTATGCTCAGCATAATGATATATTTCataggtcataatgttttggtcaTTACTGGCCATAAGAATCCTCTTCTTcgaacaaggggaccgtccaatTGAGGATCACGTCTGTGAATTTCTCCAGCTGGCGAATTTGGTGCACTATCCTGACCACTCTCTGGTAATTTTCTTCAGGGCTGGTCTTAATAGTGCACTAAAGGGCTGATGCCTCCGGCGGATCCTCAATGGATGCTGTGCGAATTTGTGGAGGTGGCTCTGCAACTTTGCGGCTCCCCTTTCACTGTGGGTAGGGAGGATGAGGACATCCTCCCACAATGGACGCCCtccagccttccacggccccagtctccaagccttccatggcacCAGTCTTCAAGCCTTCCACAGCCCCAGTcttcaagccttccacggccccagtCTCCTagccttccacggccccagtctccaagccttccatggcccctgtctccaagccttCCACCGCCCCTGTTTCCAAGCTTTCCATGGCCAGTGCCAATGCCTCTTGAGACCCAAATCCTCCATCCTCCTGTGGCTTCATCTCCGGACCCATCTCCGGCTCCACCATCGAGACCGCAAGTCCCTAC carries:
- the zgc:153157 gene encoding uncharacterized protein zgc:153157 — encoded protein: MRERDFMPNMERGKPATYTGDKKAKMAAKTNKKWVRLATVFAYVLSVSLAAIILAIYYSLIWKPTSASSSGRSDVLVTATTIPINPNSITSSDVSSMSKTNNASRVNLRSTQTPSSRGHVGFSSTFTTKAKNTAHTGPLESVQSHIHEKTGQFITAKVSHSSILLAGASSEPSMSQGVTEGTKDMHVSLVDIGTISTSSAKQDLHYSSGTGAAENQPLEFIRTQESYLWDSASPNFNLFQQPTTDQASWTRYSAGPDVSSLTEHELELMEGSSPLQEEMVTKDTENEAIGV